The genome window TTTTTTAGCAGCTTCCAGATCATGTTCCCTGTAATTCCCGCATTCGGCGTCGGTAGTCCCGGGTATTTCCCCGCGCCAATCCGAAACCGCTTTGAGCGCATTGACCGTGACACGAATCGCATCTGCCGGGTTTACATTTCGCAGCAGCAGATAAAAACCCGTACGGCAGCCCATTGGTCCGAAATAAATCACGTTTTCTGCGAGTTCCCCGTTTCGCAGTACTGTCGCCATCAGATGTTCGATGGTGTGCAACGCAGCATTGGAAAGTACCGCCTCACGATTGGGGCGGCGAAACCGCAAATCATAGGTTACGATATCGCCGTCTTTGCGTGAAGTGTACATCCCCTGTGTGAGATGCTTGTGATTAACTGTGAAACTCGCAATCTTTTCCATCAGATAATGCGTTTGATCCAGCCGAACGGATCGGAGATTCTGCCCCACTGGATATCGGTGAGCGTGTCGTAGAGTTTCTGCGTGATCGTACCG of Oscillospiraceae bacterium contains these proteins:
- a CDS encoding S-ribosylhomocysteine lyase, producing the protein MEKIASFTVNHKHLTQGMYTSRKDGDIVTYDLRFRRPNREAVLSNAALHTIEHLMATVLRNGELAENVIYFGPMGCRTGFYLLLRNVNPADAIRVTVNALKAVSDWRGEIPGTTDAECGNYREHDLEAAKKEAAMMLDILKDWTKEKLTYQS